Part of the Tamandua tetradactyla isolate mTamTet1 chromosome 11, mTamTet1.pri, whole genome shotgun sequence genome, cacccacagttgggtgtgccacatcacatctccatggggataatccaatcaaaagtttccaccctacaatattaaatcaggattaaaagaaccagctgcccccacaagattgaatcaggattaaaacatgacattTCTGATGTACATgaaactttcaaaccagcacatcaactTTCACTTTTGAAGAGTATTACTTGAAGTTCTAGAAGAGGAAAACTTTACATTGCCAGCATTTCTCCCAAGGCCAGTGACAAGTCTCccatacatttcttttttctttttttttttaattactgattatttCAGGCAGTAAAATCACAAGACTTGTCACTGCTTTTCAGAGAAGAAATATTGCCTATTATTTTTGTGATCAGGCTTTAGAGACTGGGTGTGAGGAAATTTTCAATTCATGTTGCTTCTCTCTATATAACCTTCAAATAAATGCATAATCAGCACTAACAATAAATAATTCCTTAGATCTCAGGATCTAATGCCAATTACAGGGAGCTCTCAGCGCATAAATTACAGCCTAGAAACTATGTCATGAAAAgctttaataaaagaaaacttccagAACGCAGGCTTTGGAGAACAACATGGAAAGTTACAGAATGAACATAACTTGGACAGCTTTATGCTTTGGAGAGCCAACTTGTAAGCTGAAAGTTGattctgtttgttttcctttttcccctccaaaaaattttaaaacaatctgAAGCCTGatgtttttattagttttaaacCCTATATTGCATTGATCCACAGTTCTTTTAAAGTGCATTAACTTTCAGTGCAGTAAGTGAATTGCACATGGAACGTGATTTTAAATCACTTTCGTTATGATAAGTCAGACACTAAAggctagatactgtatgattttttaattttgttttgtaacattaagattttaaaatatcaatttttaaacatcAGAATCTGTTGAGTTCCCTTCATAATTGTTGTTCTGAATAGAAAATTACCAAGAGCATCATGGGAACCTTAGtgagaagttaaaaaagaaaagtaaaaatgattgCAATACTACCTCTCAgcaatcattcattcatgcattaaTTCAGCCCCTTTTTTATTAAGGGCTCTGTAAGATGATGGACATGACAGCAAAGAAAACCTTCCTGGAGCTGCTGTCTAGACAAAGAAGGAGACAAACATTTAATAGTGGCATAATGAGTGGGGTAAAGGGGATTGATTGCAGGATGCCATGGGAAGGCATAGAGGAAGAGCAAAAAAGGGTCCAGGTTTCAGGCACAGGCTGAGacctgaaagaaaagaaggaatttttTGGTGAAATGATGGGAGCAAATGTTACAGGCAAAGGGATAagtaagtcttttttttcttatgtggggggaaaaaaggctGTGATGAACATCAATATGCAAAACTacatttttttggtaaatatattaactttaatttttagtatttcttttggaTGGAACCCTACATGCAATTACTGGGTGAAGGGGGAGAATATGTGGAGAACATTTTAAAGTTCTGGATACAATTCTCAGGGCGCTTCCTGAAAAATGGCCCTCCATTGCCTTCCTTACCTGTGGTTTTTAAGCATACTCTCCAGAGCATTCACCAGATTTAAGTGATCTTAAAtttaatagatgaaaaaaattcacatttcacCCTTTCAGTTTAGCGTTCTGTGCTTTATTTTAGAGTTCTATATTTATGATGATGAAGCGTTTCTCACACATTCCTTAGTTATTTGTATTCGTTCTTTATTGCAAATAGTCCATTTTTCCATTGGGATCTTGGTGATCTATTTTATTGACCTCGTGCTCTTTTACAGGCTAATATTAACCTTTTTCACATTTGTGTCCAATTCTTTGCAATTTGtgctttgccttttaattttgttttgtaacattaagattttaaaatatcaatttttaaacatcAGAATCTGTTGAgttttcttcataatttcttccattgcACTTGTGCTTGGGAAATTCTTCTCCCTCCAAAGATGAGCTATTCAActgaatataaaacaaacaaccaaaacaacCCACCCTGAACCCTGACCGAGGTGGGTCGCATCTTAACAAAGGAGCCTGCTTCACAAGGGGTCTACACCCACACGCGTGGATTACTTCTAAGAGCACAGTTTTCTATAATACAGCCTCCAATCACCGCCGTAGGTAAACGGAAACAAAGGGGGAGAAAACGCACACCCCTCCCTGAATTTGGGTCTCTGAAGACTCCAGGAGGGGCGGGAGTCAGGGATGCACCCAGTGAACCCCAAAGAAAGTTTCGTCGGTGTTGCGCGAAGGCAGCAGCGGCAGCGTCAGGTTGGCGCACAGCGTGTCGCCCCGGGCCAGGGGTGTCAGGCGCTGCGAGGCGACCGTGCAGCTGCGGTGGAAGCTGAGACGCAGAAGGCTGATGCTGCGCGCCACCGGGGAGCAGATGCCCACGGCCAGCGTGGCCCTGCGGTGCACGGGGGTCCACCTGGAGGAGCAGTTGGCCAGCGTCACCTGGACGTGCAGCCTGTAGATGCCCGCGCGCTGGACACGCAGCTGCCCGTTGTCCAGCTCCGGTCCTTGCGCGAAGGAGCGGCCCAGCGCGGGGCTCCCCTGCCAGCGCAGCAGAGGGTCCTTCCGTAAGCCTAGAGGCGGAGGGTTAGGGATGTGGAAGGATGGGCAGTTAGGGAAACTGAGGGACAGGGGCTCAAGGAGACCGGGGATAGAGATACAGGGAACCAGAGATCAACGGATAGACGGTGGGGGAGCCAAAGGACAAGACagacaaagaggaagaaaagaagaaactgaggaacTAGGGTCTCTCCATTACCAAATGGAATGAGCACAATTCTTAAACTTCCAGGGACTCTAACCTCTGGCTATGGGtgtgagagaaagaggaggaaaataaCTCATTAGAGGCGGGGAAAGTAAGTCTTCCCACAGATATTTGAAGGGTCCTAACCCTTCTCTCCTTCAGGTCTTCTCAGACGCCTGCATTCTAAGTAGCCATTCCCAAACCTGGCATGCCTGCTCCCCCTCCCTGGCTTTATTTCTCTCTAAAACACACTATGCGTGTGTTCTAACATATTTGCCACGTTAAATATctgctttgtttccttttttttttgtctgtcccccccccccccccggtaaAATCTTCCCGAGGGCaggggtttctttttttcttttttgctttgttcaGTTATTgtagcacctagaacagtgcctggctcacAACAGATGCTCAATTCTCATGTTTGCTGAAGGAATGAGGCAATAGCCATGAGAATTACTTTTGCAGTGTTAGCTGTTTTCAGCTCTTTCAGGGGAGAAGttaaaatgtgagagaaagagaagaaaaaggcagTTTACACCGTTCCTGCccaccatttctctctctctttccttccctctctctctctctccccccttcctCCCTCACACGCAGCTGCCCCATGTTACCTGTGTGATTCAACTGGAGCTCAGCTATGTCCCactggaaggagagaaaagaaagtgttAAGGGTCCCGGAAGTCAGGAAGTCTTTTCTGTCCCTATCTTTATCTTCAGGTGCTCTTCCATTGGACAagcgtgcgtgtgtgcgtgtgtgtgtgtgtgtgtgtgtgtgtgcgcgcgcgcgtgaagacctccttttttttttttttttttttgtgaagacCTCTTAAAGAGGAAGTAGGCTTGAAACTGCAGGGAGCAAAAACGACCTTCAAAAGAACCTCCTAGTTTCCTGGACTTAGCAGGGGCATGTATACGCGCGACGGCCGGGAGACGCTGTGGCTGCGCTCTCTCCAGTGCAAAGCCCCTGCGAAGACGCCAAAGGGGGCCTTTGTGGTGGGTGTCGGGGGTGAGGGTCAGCTGCTCGCCCTAGGCTGGGAGGCCCCCAGAACCTCCGCTCCCAGCTCTGTGAAGCCCCCAGCGGTCTCTGAGTCAGCCTGCCTGCGGGGGAACACCAGGAACATGTCATCCACACTCAAAACGGATGCACCTTTCCCAGCCGTATCCTCCCCGCTCTGGGATCCCCCTTTACCTCCAGGGGCTGGGTCCTGCGACAGAAATAACTATCTCCCGACCCCGGGCAGCCTTGCTCCTACCTTGCCCCAGCGCTGGTCTCTTTCTCGCCCTTTGCATTTCCAAAACAGAGacgtggttttttttgttttttggtccaGCTCACTCTGATTTTAACATGTTTGTCCTTCGTCCCTCTGTCCGTCCGTCGGCTCGGCCCTCTAGCTCGCTGCCTCTCActgcttctcttcccttcccctccgCTCACCCAGGCTGGGCCCCACCCCGAGCGCCCCAGGCTCGGTGGAGCAGGTGGTGAGTGCGCTTCTCGCTCCACCCTCCCTTTCCGACTCACCCCAGATGACTCCGGCTGCTGCTTCTGCGGGAGACATTGACTGCACAGGATGCTGCATATCACCACGGCGCCGGTCATAGCAGTGAGCAAAGGGAGCAAAACACTCCGCAGGAGAGAAGCCCAAGCCAAGCGGCGCACCGGGCAGCCGGAGCCCTCCTCAGCCATCGTCACCCTTTGTCAACGCTGCATCCACTGTGCAAtggcgaggaggaggaggagacagggcggcccagagagggaaggaaatCCCAGCCGCCTGCGAGCTCTCAGGCCCCTGCTTGCCCAGCTTTCCGGGGACCAGCCCACCCAACTCTGGGGATGTCCGTGAGACAGGAAGGATCTTATCTTACTTAGGGCAGGGAAATCCCCTTCAGCTTCTGCCCCTGCCTCCCTGATGACATCagatgggtggggaggggtgggggcagggagtggcCCCCAACATAGCAAGCACAAGTTGGTTATGTCAAGTGGGTGACTTCCGAGCTTTCTACACGGACCCCCACCCTTAGTCTCGTCTGCTTATTCATTCGTTCAGGGGCTCTTTATTGAGTAGCTGCTACAGGCCAAGCCTGTGCTGAAGGATAGAGAAATAGAATGCTGTCAGGGTTCAGAAGTGCTC contains:
- the CD70 gene encoding CD70 antigen — protein: MAEEGSGCPVRRLAWASLLRSVLLPLLTAMTGAVVICSILCSQCLPQKQQPESSGWDIAELQLNHTGLRKDPLLRWQGSPALGRSFAQGPELDNGQLRVQRAGIYRLHVQVTLANCSSRWTPVHRRATLAVGICSPVARSISLLRLSFHRSCTVASQRLTPLARGDTLCANLTLPLLPSRNTDETFFGVHWVHP